A genomic window from Aurantimicrobium photophilum includes:
- a CDS encoding TipAS antibiotic-recognition domain-containing protein, translating to MSNQFGMYSEQYSNDYSKEQNEQFTAAFDAITQQFVAGLNEGLPASAEAVQEAVRQHYEFTTQFWKPTREAYKNLALSYLMPSPYRDSYEGIAEGLGKYHYDAIVIWADNNL from the coding sequence ATGTCCAATCAATTTGGAATGTATTCCGAGCAATACAGCAACGACTACTCGAAAGAGCAGAACGAGCAGTTCACCGCAGCATTTGATGCGATCACGCAGCAGTTTGTAGCTGGTCTGAATGAAGGTTTACCCGCCAGTGCCGAGGCAGTCCAGGAAGCTGTGCGTCAGCATTACGAATTCACCACACAGTTTTGGAAGCCCACTCGTGAGGCATACAAGAACCTAGCCCTGAGTTATCTCATGCCCTCGCCCTATCGGGATTCCTATGAAGGTATTGCCGAAGGTCTAGGAAAGTATCACTACGACGCCATTGTGATCTGGGCCGACAACAACCTCTAA
- a CDS encoding DUF4307 domain-containing protein, whose amino-acid sequence MSTENTLADRYGRPATPRGPIRRNLGVIITSAVIIIALTLWAISTDALGFGPQAEARDLGYKNLTDTSVTVEFELTATPGHEVACAIQAKNTAFAIVGWKVFVYPPSSQRIRDFSETITTSQPATTGLVYRCWLT is encoded by the coding sequence ATGAGCACCGAGAACACACTCGCTGACCGTTATGGTCGACCAGCGACACCTCGGGGACCCATCCGGCGCAATCTCGGTGTGATCATTACCTCCGCAGTAATTATCATCGCGCTGACGCTTTGGGCCATCAGCACAGATGCCTTGGGATTTGGCCCCCAAGCCGAAGCTCGTGACCTCGGTTACAAAAACCTCACTGACACCAGCGTGACAGTGGAATTCGAACTCACGGCAACTCCTGGACATGAAGTGGCCTGCGCCATCCAAGCCAAGAACACCGCTTTCGCCATTGTGGGCTGGAAGGTATTTGTCTATCCCCCTTCCAGTCAGCGAATTCGCGACTTTTCAGAGACCATCACCACCAGCCAGCCAGCCACCACGGGTTTGGTCTACCGTTGTTGGCTCACCTAG
- the greA gene encoding transcription elongation factor GreA: MASEEIKETWLTQEAYDRLKGELDTLSTTGREEIAKRIEAAREEGDLKENGGYHAAKDEQGKIEARIRTLTALLKDVKVGEAPESSGVVETGTVITATIAGEESVFLLGNREIAAGTDYTVYSESSPMGAAILGLKVGEKTVFTAPNGKDIAVEVINVATFTG; the protein is encoded by the coding sequence ATGGCTAGCGAAGAAATCAAAGAAACATGGCTCACCCAAGAGGCGTATGACCGCCTCAAGGGAGAACTCGACACCCTGTCCACGACGGGTCGTGAAGAGATTGCCAAGCGCATTGAAGCAGCCCGCGAAGAGGGTGACCTCAAAGAGAACGGCGGCTACCACGCTGCCAAGGACGAGCAGGGCAAGATCGAGGCTCGTATTCGCACCCTGACTGCACTGCTCAAGGACGTCAAGGTGGGCGAAGCTCCCGAAAGCTCTGGCGTTGTGGAGACCGGAACGGTCATCACCGCAACCATTGCCGGTGAAGAATCTGTCTTCCTGCTTGGTAACCGCGAGATTGCCGCTGGCACCGACTACACCGTTTATAGCGAAAGCAGCCCCATGGGCGCTGCGATCCTCGGCCTCAAGGTCGGCGAGAAGACTGTCTTCACTGCTCCCAACGGCAAAGACATTGCGGTTGAGGTCATCAACGTAGCCACCTTCACCGGCTAA